A stretch of Babesia bigemina genome assembly Bbig001, chromosome : III DNA encodes these proteins:
- a CDS encoding protein phosphatase family protein, putative, whose protein sequence is MNTGEPTNVDTEDDLEDWLESELLPAGAITVPEDLHLPSKIRWIVSDGANVVENQVLATFSFVENASGIGKEHVKSTNSDDGVEVASIVSGREDTDTSRSLPSESGDACVSTKAYELDGPSHRSSLSNTQADTTDSKAVISALTNGSRGVSIELVGRATEGSFVLRSVRHGTLRHRVPTDTVIEDYSAVLGTIESVQCEHSVVIHGLCVTCCQVVDDASTKRRQDVAPGNSKRQSPGDKPSDAPEMVVPGFITNNNAVLVDAKMSNEMELMELLRLLRKKKLCLVLDLDNTLIHSSCAKPPDDIDIPFIDMYSRSQGYKLHFDSEEDNRRYEAELESSILITRTLNEQDGRFFVNYYKLRPGVYEFLRNASERYELYLFTMGTRTHAQAALRILDPKGLLFGSRVFSRSETNNSYKSLCRIFPNYRNLLLILDDSEHIWMNPPGLIKVYPYYYFTDMSLIRNRDSRNLGRVSAALQAHCNYSNYVWHSLIMEIWNESESRERVTRDDDGFTIPMNLKMPKKRSPSFRYNNLLIANCRPSNIYRDTAGADSASVTQRLSDSAAARAEPAVLQEVRPAEPRPSDDKRVLSEVTNTGINTEADTRAHSADCNKDTKGTIPQAERVAVTQKDMEPTADACKRSESGDSSKTLPPNQVASPVDAPTDFAEAAPPTAPSTQQNSCMRKLRKIWVRDYDSQLPCVTRLLIEMHRRFFELVNVAGLTLERLKQLIGGNALPDVGVLLNERRKSVLRGVVLGVNRNDFRCPRTGEDVDFFNKSDLGYLAVRFGAAPPSVECSMTHYLNNNTSAVAPKAGVKRVHSQWLEACIHTWSRVDESLFDPETWKEPHRTFWDVMNAKK, encoded by the coding sequence ccaacaaatgTGGATACCGAAGATGATCTCGAGGACTGGTTGGAAAGCGAGCTGCTACCAGCTGGCGCGATAACCGTTCCCGAGGATCTGCATCTCCCGTCTAAAATACGATGGATAGTTAGCGACGGCGCAAATGTGGTTGAAAACCAGGTTCTAGCAACATTTTCTTTTGTCGAGAATGCCAGTGGCATTGGAAAGGAGCATGTTAAGTCGACAAACAGCGACGACGGCGTCGAGGTGGCTTCAATAGTTTCTGGACGTGAAGATACTGATACATCGCGgtcgttgccatcagaATCTGGTGACGCCTGCGTCTCCACAAAAGCATACGAGTTGGATGGACCATCGCACCGGAGCTCCTTGTCCAACACGCAGGCCGACACTACAGATTCCAAGGCTGTAATAtctgcactcaccaacggaTCACGCGGGGTATCTATTGAACTTGTCGGGAGGGCAACAGAGGGATCATTCGTGTTAAGGTCCGTCAGGCATGGCACACTCAGACACAGGGTCCCGACTGACACAGTCATCGAAGACTACTCAGCTGTGCTGGGGACTATCGAGAGCGTGCAATGTGAACATAGCGTCGTTATACACGGCCTCTGTGTCACCTGCTGTCAGGTGGTGGATGACGCAAGCACAAAACGGCGCCAAGACGTGGCACCAGGGAATTCAAAAAGGCAGTCTCCGGGTGATAAACCGTCTGATGCGCCCGAGATGGTGGTGCCAGGTTTCATCACCAATAATAACGCGGTACTCGTGGACGCCAAAATGTCCAACGAGATGGAACTCATGGAGCTTCTCAGGTTGCTTCGGAAAAAGAAGTTATGCCTGGTGTTGGATCTTGACAACACATTGATCCATTCGTCGTGCGCGAAGCCGCCTGACGACATCGATATCCCCTTCATAGACATGTATAGCCGATCGCAAGGTTACAAGTTGCACTTCGACAGCGAGGAAGATAATAGGCGATACGAAGCTGAACTTGAAAGTTCGATTCTGATCACTCGCACGCTTAATGAACAGGATGGCCGTTTCTTCGTCAACTACTACAAGCTTAGACCTGGAGTATACGAATTCCTGCGCAATGCGTCGGAAAGATACGAGCTGTACCTCTTTACTATGGGTACACGGACACACGCACAAGCGGCTCTAAGGATTTTGGATCCCAAAGGCCTATTGTTTGGCTCCCGCGTGTTCAGCAGATCCGAAACTAACAACAGCTACAAGTCGCTCTGCCGTATCTTCCCCAATTATCGTAATTTGCTACTGATACTGGATGATTCGGAGCATATTTGGATGAACCCCCCCGGGTTGATTAAGGTTTACCCATACTACTATTTCACAGACATGTCGTTGATAAGGAACAGAGATTCTCGAAACCTAGGTCGTGTATCGGCGGCTCTGCAGGCGCATTGCAACTATTCCAACTACGTGTGGCATTCCCTTATTATGGAAATATGGAATGAATCCGAATCGCGGGAGCGAGTCACTCGGGATGACGACGGCTTCACGATCCCCATGAACCTTAAGATGCCAAAGAAACGCAGCCCAAGTTTCCGGTACAACAACCTGCTTATAGCTAATTGCAGGCCATCTAACATATATCGCGACACTGCGGGCGCTGATAGCGCATCCGTAACCCAAAGGTTATCAGATTCCGCGGCTGCTAGGGCAGAACCCGCTGTGTTGCAAGAGGTTCGACCTGCAGAACCCAGACCGTCTGATGACAAACGGGTTTTGTCGGAGGTGACGAACACGGGTATAAACACAGAGGCGGATACCAGGGCGCATTCGGCTGATTGTAATAAGGATACAAAGGGCACGATACCGCAGGCTGAACGTGTTGCTGTTACTCAGAAAGACATGGAACCAACAGCTGATGCTTGCAAGCGCTCCGAGTCTGGCGATTCGTCAAAGACATTGCCACCAAACCAAGTTGCCTCACCCGTGGATGCGCCCACCGATTTTGCGGAGGCCGCACCGCCCACAGCACCATCTACGCAACAGAACAGCTGTATGCGGAAGCTGCGCAAAATCTGGGTGAGGGATTACGACAGCCAACTACCATGCGTCACGCGGCTACTGATCGAGATGCATCGCCGGTTCTTTGAGCTTGTTAATGTGGCTGGGCTTACTCTAGAGCGTCTAAAGCAGCTCATAGGCGGCAACGCACTCCCAGACGTGGGCGTGCTGCTGAATGAGCGGCGTAAATCCGTTTTACGGGGCGTTGTGCTCGGGGTCAACCGCAACGACTTCCGTTGCCCGCGCACTGGCGAAGACGTTGACTTCTTCAACAAGTCCGACCTGGGTTACTTGGCAGTTCGTTTCGGCGCAGCACCACCGTCCGTGGAGTGCTCGATGACGCACTACCTGAACAACAACACGTCGGCAGTGGCACCCAAAGCAGGTGTCAAGAGAGTGCACAGCCAGTGGCTGGAGGCATGCATCCACACGTGGAGCCGCGTCGACGAGTCGTTATTCGACCCCGAGACGTGGAAGGAACCGCATCGCACCTTTTGGGATGTTATGAATGCTAAAAAATAA
- a CDS encoding Sin3 associated polypeptide p18 (SAP18), putative, with amino-acid sequence MRSISSSSRSMSVSRSFSNDVKRSSSHYSKNRTEEPRQYARSSTESSPELRTRRRQSDSRGSSSRSRSYSKPRRRYGRDISESRSRSRSIQRSRIRSRSPVRSRRKRVSRSVSSYSHSSSYSSRSRSRPRRQLSKSRTRRGRDHRKSRSISVDSRSNYRRRSSTSTSYSPPRRRGRDQRAVDSRDNRRVARAPLKPYRSRLDAVDRDRTRMRQLVTRGREAPIRPLRPYARRVGQKTRQELQKVASVDRKVHSPFLLRIYAFMDEAAGKPCDPDEDHESLQRRIESSDSIEKLELYIWADNTLRDLVNLVKDLCEASRHKEGTWTFHRNNAARDTLGAIHSYKLHRSTDTITLRSVGFRVGDSLLLSFSGVAPPPEENTQMIV; translated from the coding sequence ATGAGGAGCATTAGCAGTTCGAGCCGCTCCATGAGCGTCAGCCGGAGCTTCAGCAACGACGTGAAACGGTCAAGCTCACATTACAGCAAGAATAGAACAGAAGAGCCGCGGCAGTACGCTCGCAGCTCTACGGAATCATCGCCGGAGTTGCGCACGAGGCGCCGCCAATCGGACTCCCGAGGATCTTCGTCACGTTCACGTTCGTATTCTAAACCTAGAAGGCGATATGGTCGGGATATAAGCGAATCTAGATCTAGGTCTAGGTCTATACAACGGTCCAGGATACGCTCCCGCAGCCCAGTGCGATCACGTAGAAAGCGTGTGTCACGCTCTGTATCGTCGTATTCGCACAGCTCATCGTACAGTAGCAGGTCGCGCTCACGTCCGCGCCGCCAGCTTTCGAAATCGAGAACTCGCCGCGGTAGGGATCACCGAAAAAGTCGGAGCATTTCGGTGGATTCGCGTTCCAATTACCGCCGCAGGTCGTCGACCAGTACCAGCTACTCACCGCCTCGACGGCGTGGCCGTGACCAGCGTGCCGTTGACTCACGCGACAATCGAAGAGTTGCTCGAGCTCCCTTGAAACCATATCGCAGCCGACTAGACGCGGTGGATCGCGACAGAACGCGAATGCGTCAACTGGTGACGCGTGGTAGGGAAGCGCCTATACGACCATTGAGGCCTTACGCAAGGAGAGTCGGCCAAAAAACCCGCCAGGAGCTGCAGAAAGTGGCCAGTGTGGACAGGAAGGTCCACAGCCCTTTCCTATTGCGCATCTACGCATTCATGGATGAAGCGGCGGGGAAGCCGTGTGACCCCGATGAAGATCATGAATCTCTCCAGCGACGCATAGAGTCATCGGATTCCATAGAAAAATTGGAGCTGTATATCTGGGCTGACAATACTCTACGGGatttggtcaacttggTGAAGGACCTATGTGAGGCCTCAAGGCACAAGGAAGGCACGTGGACCTTCCATAGAAACAACGCCGCCCGAGATACATTGGGCGCAATTCACTCCTACAAATTACACCGTTCCACGGATACTAtcacgctgcgcagcgtggGATTCCGCGTGGGAGATTCCCTGCTGCTCTCTTTTAGTGGTGTTGCGCCACCACCAGAGGAAAACACACAGATGATTGTCTAG